From the Canis lupus familiaris isolate Mischka breed German Shepherd chromosome 27, alternate assembly UU_Cfam_GSD_1.0, whole genome shotgun sequence genome, the window gacccagcaattcactagtaggtatttaatccaaagatacaaatgtatttttccctgttttagatctgttttcttctttggaaatttcAAAAGTTTTCAGTCAACTTGCCTTTCtcatttaattgcattttaaaaggtctatttatcaaatattaagtTCTTAGCATTTGAGTGATTAAAGTTACAATTTGTAAGGACTCAATTTCTTTTAGGTATTTTTCTCATACtgcatatatttttacaataCATGTATTTCTGAAGCaagtcaatatatatttatttttcttcatattaaaaacaacaagacTAAAAATGTTCCATGGACACTGTGcagcttaaattatttttcactttacttTTGACTATGTTGAAATCATAAAGAATTATTGCTTCATGTAAAAcactaacatttttctttaaaattttttaaaatataaatcattaaaatacagagaaatagtTCTACTACACAGTGAAGACCACTATTAACACTTAGGTATAACTCAGTCCAATTTTTCTATGAGAAATGTCTTTAGGGTACATTCTTATTCACAGCCATGATTATAATTTATAAGCAATTTTGTTTCTGtcattttacttaaattaaacattttccatttccaaaaatattttagtctctattatattttataaagaacacGGGcactgggcagcccgagtggctcagaggtttagcgccaccttcagcccagggcgtgatcctggagactcgggatcgagtaccacatcaggctccctgcatggagcctgcttctccctctgcctgtctctctctctctctctctctctctctctctctctttctctctctctctctctttctttctttctctcatgagtgaataaataaaatcttaaaaaaaaaagaactcgggcactgaggggggcacttgatgggatgagcactgggtgttatgctatctgttggcaaattgaactccaataaaaaataaataaaaataaaaaataaaaaaagaacaggggatccctgggtggctcagcggtttagcgcctaccttcggcccagggcgtgatcccagggatcgagccccacgtcaggctccttacatggagcctgcttctgcctccacctgtgtctctgcctctctctctttctctctgtgtctctcatgagtgaataaataaaatcttttaaaaaataaaataaagaacaaaaaaggccATAGCTTTTTTAACAGTTCCCCTACTATTGAATACTTCATTATCTAGCAATTGTTCCAaagaattttcctctttttctccctccttttttccatgggcttctcctttctttcctgcttccctttttaatttttcctgattTAGGAAATCAGAAGCATAGGATTGAATTATTAATTCCTGCTTATAAGGCACTGTCATAAAATCAGTATACACATATActactttaatttcatttattttctttttgttatgttGTTCCTTTGTTTCTAAAGGTATTACAAACCATGCCCTACCTCCTAATCTAATAACTAAAACttatttgtaattaaatttaCTTTTGATTTCCTCCCTCATCCTGTCATCTGAGAAATTGTACATCCCCTTAAACTTTGtgtttataaatttcttttataagtttaTAAACTTCCTTTcaggatacctaggtggctcagtggtcaagcatctgcctttgactcaggtggtgatcctggggtcctgggattgagtcccacattaggcttcccacagggagcctgcttctccctctgcctatgtctctgcctctctctgtgtgtctctcatgaataaataaataaaatctttttttaaaaaaccttcctttcatattttattattgtctGATTTTGTTATCAAAAACAAGCTATACTTACAACTTTACATTAATATTGCTCTCAAATATCTTTGAAAATCATTCAATTGTTTTAGTGTATAAATCCCAGGTATGCCCAAATCCAGGTATCTACATACCAGAAAAGAAAACGGAACACCCATCTAGTGGTTTATTATCCTTTGAATTCACGAATGAGATCTTGATGTGGAATGCACCCCACCTGTTTACCTAATGTCATTCTCCAGAGAAGGCGGCACAGCCTTCTTACAGAACACTAGAGCTGTATCTACAGCTCCTTTTCTGTCTACAAGCTTACGTATATCACAAACATTAAACTCAATTTCTCCATTTGGGGCTATTTAGCATAATGACAAAAAGCAGTTTTTAAGGTCTTATGATATAAATTTTAACCCTGACTCTACCACTTAACTTTATAAATTTGGACCAGATATTccactgtgcctcagttcctcatGGGGTAAATGAGGGTAATAAAGGTTCCAGCTCATAGAGTTCCTGTGGGGAATTAGTTATCATGCCTAAAATGTGTAGGGCAATACCTGGAATTTGGTACataattaataaacattaaaaaaataattaataaacattgatcattgtttttgttttggtctcaTTCTCTTCTAAAACTTTGAAAACATAACTAGTTTTTAGCATTAAGGCACATCTAAATATTCTTCCATCTGGCCAGTGCTTCCACTCTTCCTTATAGACAGCAATACACTGTAAATCTAAAATCCAGTGggtattttgtatttctaattgTTCAGAACCAAACTGCTGCATTTATCACCATCTCCTCCTTGGCTTACATAACCTTCATTCAACTATTTCCCTGAAAGCCTCCCTGATTGTTGACACGACTGATCACCAACATATTCATCTGAGAGGTATTTATGAATTCAAATCATGAGGGCAAAGGAACATAACCTGAGATAAATACACAGCTTCCCTTTGCTTTCCCAAATGTGACATACCAAGACTAAGCACACAAAGGGTGTTGCCACCTACCTTGCTTCCTTTGGAACACACTAAACACCTGAAAGTTTTCATCAAAGTTAAAGCTTCAACATAGAAGTTCCAAAAGCCCACACTAAATAGAATCccttgagcttttaaaaatgtgtttgttttgtgtgaGTCTAAAGTTGGGCTTCATGCTCTGACTCCAGAGAATAAAAGACATTGGCCTTTTGGTCTCCTGGGGTGCCAGGCTCTGCTGGCCAATTATTATCTAATCTACACCTGCCCTTCTGAAGGGTTTTATCTGGGAATCACTCATCTCATGGATTCTCTTAGTACAACAGTATTTAAAGTCAGAGAGAAGACTAAAATCAGGGATGCCCGAGGGGTTGAACTTAAGACTACCAGAAGAACCCCTCCATACCTTTTGTGGAGGATTTGAGAGTCTTCATATAGCCAGTAGGAGAAAAAACCAGGACCAAGGTAGAGCTCAGAGGATATGTACCTTGAAGCTTCAGGCTTTGAGAGTATCTAGCTCTTAGGTAATTGATTTTCATGGCTTTACTGTAACttcccattagaaaaaaaatcaataatctgaAGTTCCTGTAATTGGTCTTCAGGAACATAGAGATCTCGTGGACTGAGGTACAAATCAGGGTTGCAGGAAATCTTCTGAGCCACAAAAAGTCCAGAGCTTGGTAATGTCTCAGTGACCCtctgatgtctctctctctctctctctctgtctctctcccctgaTAAATTCATTCTGGCTCTCTGAGATGTGTCTTTTTACCCTGGGTCTTCTTGTAGACATTTTTTGCTAGAGACTGAGCCCCCAAATCTAGGCAGATTCATATTCTCAATGCATTGAGGTCTATGTGTACCCCTACTCTGAGCAGCTTCTTGGGGAAAACTCTCTGGCCTTGATGACTGATGTTGGGCAATGGGAATGGGATTTCATGCATTCTGGGTACAAACTCTGTATTGTCTAGGCCCTAAATGCATAATTAAAGCAGAGTAAAGCAACTCAGAGTATAATAGAGGAGGATTAGACAGAGTACATCATCACAGCAGATAGTATATGTTTTTGTCCTTTTCTAGAATCCACTTACATGTGCCACAGAAAGTTAAATTTTTTGCTATTAATAACTCCCCCAGTCTCCCAAATGGTTCAAACTGATGCAGGTGCTGAAGCACACAGGAAAAGGGGCAGAagtcaagaaatatttaggagaaaaTTTTGCTGATGTTCTTTTTCCATGCCCTCCTACTTTCAGCCCTTCTTCCAGTTCAGGGAACTCCCAGATTCCCAGGGGATTTATAATGTTTCTGAGTATACAAACTTTCCCACTTTTGGTCAGTAAACAGAGGAAATActgacactctctctcttctttttcttattaatccaTCTATCCCAGCATTtgtgaaattaacatttttaaattaaatacatttgaGATTGACAAAGTGTTAAGAAACCTATGTTTGTTCTCTTTGTCTAGGAAGGTTTCCCAACAACTTGTCCCCTTGGAAAGAATGTGATAAATTACCAAACTGCCTGAGCTCAAATCCCAAGTTCTCCATTGGTGCCTTTTTGTCATTAGACAGGGTTCTTAAATGCTGGCTGTTGCCTCAGGTCCTCGtctgtttaaaagaaagaaaaaggataagaagataaaaatggcTGCATCATGggatttttttagagaaaaaagtaggttaatatatataaagtgcttggAATCAAGCATTGTCTTTTcaaatcatcaccatcatcatcattatcctGATTCCTTAATCTAAGGGGGTTAATACTGTGACTAATTTGACATTTAAACTCAGTCATTCCAGTGGAATAAATATCCaatgataaaatgagataaaatgagatgactctttaaaaaaaacaaacaaaagtcaggggcctgggtggttcagttggttgggcatctgacttttggtttcagttcaggtcataatctgatttctgagatcgagctccacatcgggctccctgcattcagcagggagtctgcttctttcttccctctctttctgcacccccctgcttgcacacccatgcttttttgctctctctctctctctctctcatagatagatagatagatagatatttttaaagaatcaacaTCATGCTGATTTGTAAAGCAGGTAAGACAGAACTAAAGGTTGCAGACATGTTTGACAAGTGCTCATATATGACTCTCTTATACAAATTCAAACCCCAGCTAACTTCTAATTTCTGcattgatctctctctcttctttctttaaggATCTAGGACATCCCTTCATTACCTACTCTGAATCTAGGCTGTATCTTATAAATTTCATTGTAAATTGAAGGCACTGTGACCCTTCTGGATGAGTAAGTACACACAATGTAGACAAAGAGtaaatgtgaaagaaatgaaactataCTATGCCTAATTCATACAGAAAATTCTAAACACTGAAATgctcatattttttaagagagtggTCTCAACTgacttttcaattttgttttatttactagtgtagaaaacaggaaaattgttttcttctaacAGAACTTGACAAAAGCAGAGATAAAAGAGgtccttgaaattttttttcaacagtttgttttccttctctgctaAATTTAAGTTGATTTCAGCCATCTATGCTGCATATAAGTCTAGTAGCCAGAACTGagatgagggcacctgggtggctcagtcatttaagaatctgcctttggctcaggtcatgatcccagcatcctgggattgacccagcatcgggctcctttctcagcagggagcctgctcctccctctgcctttgcctgcagctcctgctgcttgtgctctctttctctctgtcaaataaataaataaaatcttaaaaaaaaaataaaagaggtaggTCTTCTTATGacctccattaaaaaataaataactgagaTGGAAACTGAATTTAAGAAAATCTCATAGTCTGAGAAAGTATGTAAAGATTCAGTATTTATCGTGGGGGAAGAATCAGAAAGGACAGCACTGAGAAGGTGGCTGTTCTACAGGATTAAACTCATTATGAGCCCTTTGGGCAACATCAAGGTCACACCTTACAGTGTCAGGACAAAGTTCAAGAATACAGGCTAGATTCTGAGCACAAGGGGACAGGCCAGAGTTTGTGTGGCATTACAAAACCAGGCAAGAGGTTTCAAGAGGCACAACCTAAGTATGTAGCCCcagattatttttcaaactaGGCACAAAGGCAAAGGCTAATACTAGAATAAATCCCTGAATGCTAGACAAAAGTGacataaaatcaaagagaaaaaaaagctgaGTATCTATAAAATAGTTAAGCAGCTGTATATAAAAGGTTGTCTTCTCTGCCTACCTAGCATAGCCTGGTTTATAACAGTCCACCTATGAATATCTGCTGTCTGAATAACGGGCTTATGGAAATATGGTAGAagcataaacaaatgaaaagaaggatTGTGAATAGAATGGGTAAAGTCCACTACCAGACCCTCCATAGCTACAACAATTtaacttctcttcctcctcctcctcttcctacacacacacacacacacacacacacacacacacacacacagagcatttttttctctttcacttatcTTTAATGTTGAATCTTTATCAAGATTATGGGTCTGGAACCTTTCCCAGAAATGTTACCTATACAACCTATActcttcatttcattattttttatttctttattcaacaaatactcactGGGGTTCCACCTATGTACTTCCCTTCACTAGGCTGAGTGTTCTGGATGCCAAATACAGTCAAGCACAATCACTGCCTCCATGAAATTACAGTatcaagaaatggaaaactttaaTGCACTACACATACACACTAACACTGACTACAATAGCAAAACAGGGATTCATGTGGTAGCCTACTGGGAACAGTTATTTATTATGAGCTGATGAGTTAGATCATACTGTAGAGAAACAGAAGAATTCTTAAGAAACTCTTCAGAAAAGTTGAGACTCAGTATAGAAAAAATACAGGCTTTATAATAAAAAGTTCAGAGTTGGAATCATGGTATGAATCATTTGGGTGATACtcaaacattttttgtttccttatttgaaaaatcTTTACTAAGTGATTTACTTCAACTTGCACCTGGAGTTTAGTAGGAGTACCTAGAACTTAAATGGTGCTCAATAAAAAATAGTTCTATTATTAAATATGGTGAATTCAGAAGAATAATAGTTCTATTATTAAATATGGTGAATTCAGaagatttttttagaaagttgaaATTAAGCTaagtgtcaaaaaataaataaaatgtagatctACAAAGAGGGCATTCCAGATAAAGTCAATGCTTAAGCAAAGGTGGAAAGAAGGGATGTCCATAAGGTATTGGAGAAAAATATACTAGCTTGCCCTCTGAATTAGGGCTAAGAGGTAGTATATATGACAATTATATAGGTACATAGATGCCAAATGATGGAGGACATTCATTGCCAACCCTTGGTTGCAAGACATGGTATGATAGAGATACCTCTTGTCTTTGAGTCCTACATAGTACAAACAAATACCAACTATTCAAATTGAAAATTTGGACAAGTAACATAACCTCTGATACTAAAttttcccttctgtaaaatggattcATCAAGCTCTGCCCTTATTCATTCTACTCCATCCTCCAACatacaaaggcaaagaaagacacatgctcacacacaggcacacatgcactAAGATTCACGATTACATGTTTTAGTCTTGCCCCAAAGATGATATTGACAATATATGTGAAAGTGATTGTAAAAAGCTAAAGGAAGGTAAAATAACATCATTGAGTAACTTAGCTAGGTTTTAAATGGGAGTAAGAAACAGAGATGGAGAAGAAATTAGAAGTTTTGCAACATCCACTATAGACATCccattaaaatatgcaaattacaGATAACATTTTTAAGCAGTTTTAACTGAAGGAAATTGACTAAATTAGTCTAGTCCATGTTTGAACAAATTTGTGAATTCCTTCAGCAATCTCTGAGATAGAATATCAACTATAGGGTAATATCATACTGAAATTGACCCATTCAGAATTGAAGCAGAGCATCAGTATGGgaagaaatgttctaaaaaaatcaatatggaaaaatACGAAATATAAGCTAGTTGGGCTCAAGCCTTCCTCTTCTGGTAATTGAGTGCAGTCAACAGAGGTTTGAGATTtatgcctatttttatttctaggttATATCCTCTGTAAATGGCTTTGAAGAACCACAGCACCATCACAGAGTTCATCCTCCTTGGGCTGTCTGTTGACTCTCACATCCAGGTTCTGCTCTTTGTGCTTTTCCTTGGGATTTACCTCTTGACTATTTTGGGAAATTTATTGATGCTGTTGGTCATCAAGGCTGATTCCCACCTCCACACACCTATGTACTTCTTCCTGAGTCACCTCTCTCTCACGGACTTTTGTTTCTCTACTGCCATAGTGCCCAGGTTGCTGGAGAACCTCCTGTCCCAGAGGAAAACCATCTCAGTGGAGGGCTGCCTGGCTCAAGTCTTCTTTCTGTTTGACTTTGGAGGAACAGAAGTCTGCCTACTGTCAGCAATGGCCTATGATCGTTATGCTGCTATCTGTCATCCACTCCTCTATGGCCAGGTGATGAATAATCAGCTGTATATGCAGCTTGTATGGGGTTCATGGAGCCTGGGGTTTCTAGATGCACTCATTAACATCACCTTAGTAACAAACCTGGATTTCTGTAAGGCCCATACCATCCCCCACTATAGCTGTGAGCTGCCCTCCCTTTTCCCTTTGTCCTGCTCTGATGTCTCTACCAACCTCACTGTCCTGCTCTGTTCCACACTCCTGCATGGCTTTGGTACATTCTTCCTGATATTCTTCTCCTATGCACGCATTGTCTCCACCATCCTGAGCATCAGCTCCTCCTCAGGCAGAAGCAaggccttctccacctgctcctcccacctcacTGCAGTGAGCTTCTTCTATGGCTCAGCTTTCCTGCGTCATCTCATGCCAACCTCAGGCTCACCTCTGGAGCTGATCTTCTCCATACAGTATAGTGTGGTAACTCCCCTAGTAAACCCCTtcatctacagcctgaaaaaCAGGGAGATTAAAAATGCACTGAGAAGAACCTTGGGGAAGTTTTTGCAACAGTACAGGTAGCAAACTATGGGTAGAGATGATTAGGATTAGGCTCAAACTACATGCATGCAAATATCTGTTGAGTTGATGTCAAGTAAAATGCTTGAATGTGCATCTTGTTAAATGCTGACAGATGCCTTAGTAAATAATTTTACTACCCaaattcagtatattttcttctaattttttctgTACATAGAGATTTTAATTGAACAAATTATTGAGCATTCTCAATGTGAAAGCATgaatcatttttagtttttgtcatTGAATATAGATGGGTACTATAAAATGACCCTtacttattttctaaagaaatttaaagcagattttttagcattttggcttatttctattaaaatgtaacaTACATATAGAAAAGTACACAGCATGCAAGGATACAGCAACCAGATCAAGTCCACTTTGCAACACTATCCCAGACTCACAAGTAATCTAATGCCATACATTACTTTTGCCTTCTCTTGTTCTTGTAAGTGGAATCTACCATCTATTTCTTCTGTACTTGACTTAATACACTCAATATTATACTTAGAGAGCTAACTCTCCaagtataatttatttgtatgttgTTTTTCCTGTGTTGCATCcttttccattgtatgaatacatAACTTATTGATCTGTTTTACGTTTGAAGGATACTTGTGTAATTTTGGTTTATGACTATTCTGAATAGTGTAGCTATCAGTATTCTTGTACACATCTCTTAGTGaccacaaataattttattttgctttgttttattatatacttaCAGGTGGTTTTGTTTGATTATAGGGTGTGCATCATGCTTCCAAGCACTTTCCCAAAGTGGTTGTAAAACTGTATATTCCCATAGTAGCttatgagaattccagttgctccCTGTGGTGACTACACatgatattttatgtttctttcattttataactcTAGTGGGTGAGTTGTGATTGCATTTAAGGTTTTCTTTGCACTCCTCTGATAGCTAATAAAGTTAAGcaccttttcttcttctgctttgTGGATtgactttcattcttttaatgttgGTTTGATGaagagaaattcttaattttaataaaaatccaaGTAATCATTTTTTCCTGTATAACTTGCCATTTTTGTGCTAGGTTAAGAAATTTTCCTTTACTCTGAGCTTATGAAAataatctgggtttttttttaagctttagcACTTTATGATAATCCATCTGGAATTGCTTTCTGTGCATAATGTGTGATAAAGGTCAAGATTCATTTTTCAATATGGAAATGCATTGGCCCATAACCGTTTGTGTTCCCACTGCACTATCATATTACTTTCATCATAAGCCAGGTATATGTGTGGATCTGTTTCTAAAATCTCCATTTTGTTCCATGATTAATTTCTCTGCTTTTGTACCGATAACAATCTGTGTTTTATTGTAAACCTTATAATATATTTCTAAGGTTGGAAGTATAAGTGTTCCTTCTAGCTCAGTTCTTCAGGATGAAGAACTTGgttctttgtattttcatataaatttttagaatcagcttatcaatTACAAAACTGTCTAGGATTTTTATCGTGTCTGAGTCTATAGATCAAATTGAAAAGCTGTGGCATCTTTACAATACTGAGTGACCCAATTAACCAAGTTATATCCTTCCATTTAActaggtatttttaatttctctaaaaaatattttacagcttTTATTATAGAGTTTTTGTGTACATTTTGTGAAATGTATTATTatgcatttcatgtttttaaCTCCATTTAAgtagtattatttataaatgttataatatgtgtatttttattgggatatagaattacaattgattttttatgTATCAGAGAACTTCTTAGcttcatttcatcattttaaggGGTTTTTGTAAATtaactttttcatattaataaagtttctttccttttcctagtTTGCTAAGTGTTTCATGCATAAATTATGGCAAATTTCATCAACTGGTGTTCCTATACCTATTGAGTTATCATAtagtttttctgattttagtagTTAAAGgtaaattatattaattgatttttattttttttttatttttttttatttatttatgatagtcacagagagagagagagggaggcaaagacataggcagagggagaagcaggctccatgcaccgggagcctgatgtgggattcgatcccgggtctccaggatcatgccctgggccaaaggcaggcgccaaaccgctgcgccacccagggatccctcccatcAGGTTTTATTATTAGGATTTAGTAGACTTATAAAAAGACTTgagattcattctctcttttctattctgTGGAGGAATTGTGTAAAATTggtatttcttcatatattcatAAGAATTCATTATTAAATTGATATGATTTGGGGTTTTTCCGCCAagggcttttttaaaataatgaattcaagTTATTTAGTACCTATTAGATAATTCAGACCTTCTACTTTTTCTGTAGGACTtgaaaaaattgtgtttttagaGAAATTGGTCCACTCACATAAATTCTTAGATCTATTAGCAATTAAACTGGTTCATAATATTcactttattatcttttcaatatCTATAGTATATGTATTGATATCCtactttttattaatgatttgCATATGtccaataagaggttaatatccaaaacatattgcaacacacacatacacaaataataatctaattaaaaatgaatggaagacatttttccaaagaaaacatacagatagccaacaaacacatgaaaagatgtgcaacatcactcatcatcagggaaatggaaagcaaaactgcaatgagatatcacctcacatctatcagaatggctaaaatcaaatatacaagaaacaacaagtgttaataaggatgtggagaaaaggaaaccctcatgCGccattagtgggaatgcaaagtagtgtagccactgtggaaaacagtatggaggttcttcaaaaattaaaaatagttttctaatatgacccagtaattccactattgggtatttacctagagaaaacaaaaacactattttgaaaaaCTACAGGCACACCTGTTTTTTgcaccattatttataatagcaaagatatggaagtaatccaagtgtccattgacagatgaatggataaaaattactcagccataaaaaagaatgaatcctgCCATTTCCAACAGTATGAATGGATCTAGAAGCTGTAATGCtatgtgaagtaagtcagtcagagaaagacaaacaccgtATCATATGAttgcactcatatgtggatttttaagagacaaacaaaaaaaagacttcttttttaggatttaacAAAAATTTCTTAATAGTATTAccagaaatataataaatttactGACTGTAGAGCTATaatattcatgtttttcttctttttttattttaattccagttagttaacatacaatgtaatattagtttcaggtatacaatacagtaacTCAATAGTTTCATACATCACCCTGAGTTCATCACTgtaagtgtactccttaattgCCATtgcctatttaacccatcccccagccacctcccctctagtaaccatcagtttgttctctataattaaaaatctttttttcactttctctctctctctcttatcttccttttgctttttttgttttcttaaattccacacgtgagtgaaatcatattgtatttgttgttctctgactgacttattgcacttactgtaataccctctagatccatccacaaCCTTGcgaatggcaagatctcattctcttttatggctgagtaacatcccattgtgtgtgtgtgtatgtgtgtgtgtgtatatatatacatatatgccacatcttctttatccattcatccaccaatggatccttgggctatttccataatttggctattagaAGTAAcgctgctgtaaacataggggtatatgtatcactttgaattagtgttcttgtattctttgggtaaatacccagcagtgcaattcctggatcatagggtaattctatttttaactgtttgaggaatttccatactgtatTCCACAAAGG encodes:
- the OR8S13 gene encoding olfactory receptor family 8 subfamily S member 13 (The RefSeq protein has 1 substitution compared to this genomic sequence), which translates into the protein MALRNHSTITEFILLGLSVDSHIQVLLFVLFLGIYLLTILGNLLMLLVIKADSHLHTPMYFFLSHLSLTDFCFSTAIVPRLLENLLSQRKTISVEGCLAQVFFLFDFGGTEVCLLSAMAYDRYAAICHPLLYGQVMNNQLYMQLVWGSWSLGFLDALINITLVTNLDFCKAHTIPHYSCELPSLFPLSCSDVSTNLTVLLCSTLLHGFGTFFLIFFSYARIVSTILSISSSSGRSKAFSTCSSHLTAVSFFYGSAFLRHLMPTSGSPLELIFSIQYSVVTPLVNPFIYSLKNREIKNALRRTLGKFLQQYR